In Deinococcus psychrotolerans, the genomic window CAGCCGCCCGGAAGCAGCGCCCGGTCAGTAGGCCCGCCACGGTGGTGACTTTGCCGAAGGTCTGGTTCTCGATGGCCCGCACCTCGATCTCTAGACCCTCGATGGCCCGCAGCGGCTCTACGGCAAGGTCGAGCGACTCGGCAAACAGCAGGCCCGTTCCCAAAATGACTTTTTTGGGTGTGGGCAAGCGCTCCGGCAAAGCAGGCATCCCCTCGGTCAAAAAGTCGCGGATCATCCCGACGCCGTTTTCCAGCATCGGAAAGCCCTCGTATTCCTCTTCGGTGGGCAGCGGCTCACCGGCCAGCAGATAGAACTCGTCGCTGGGGAAAATAAAGCGGGTGCCGCGCTCGGCCAGTAGCTTCTTGCGCCAGATGTTGGCCCGCTTGATCACGTCTTTGGCTTCTTCTTTGTTGAAGGGGCGCACGTCGGGCAAATTCTTACGGTGATCCGTCAAGCCAATCGGCACGACTGCCGCCGAGATCACGTTGGGCCGCGAGGTCAGGTACTCCAGCGTCTCATCGAAGTTCTCGCCGTCGTTGCGCTGCGGTAGAAGCACAATCTGGGTGTAGAGATCGATGCTCGAAAGGCGCTCGATCATGCCGGTGATCTGGGTGGCCTGCTGGTCTTTGACCTTGAGCTTCCACCACTTCATCATGTCCTGGCGCAGCGCCTGATTGGACGAATGCACCGAGACATACAGCGGCGAAAGGTTCTCGTCCAGAATCCGGTTGATGTCGCCCTCGGTCAGGTTGGTCAGGGTGACGAACGAGCCGTAGAGGAACGACAGGCGGTAATCGTCGTCCATGATGTAAAGGCTCTTGCGAAAGCCGCGCGGCATCTGGTGGACGTAGCAAAAATCGCATTTGTTGGCGCATTTCTTGATGCCGTCGAACAGGACTTCTTCAAATTCCAGGCCCGGATCTTCCCATTCCACCTCAAAGAAAAAGGTCTGGGCGGCCTCGCCCATTTTGATGGTGTGGTGGTCTTGCGGCGTGGCAAAAAAAGGTACGGCGGCGGGGCGGCTGATTTCCAGCGCCGCCTTACCCTGTGACAGCAGGTGCCGGTAGGCCAGCACGTCGGTGACGGATTGGCCGTTAACGCGCAGCAGTTGGTCGCCGGGGCGCACGCCCGCCCGCTCAGCGGCGCTGCCCGCTTCCACCGACTTGATCGGGGCGGGGAAAACTTCTTCGGACAGTTGGGGAAACAGTGTGGCCGTCAAATCAAACTCCTCAGTTCAAACCCTTCTTGGGCGGGCCACCTCTGCCGCCGCGCCTACCAAAAGGCAACTCTCCATCTAAGCGGGCTGACCCTAAACGCGGCAGTTTAACAGAAATACTGGCTCAGTTTAGGAAGGCGGGGCACGGTTGCCGCTTCGGGGAGCCTTCAGCACCTTTTGCCGCGCCGCGCCCCAAAACCCACTACAGCCCCACGCTCATCAAAAACCCCTGCACCAATCCCCCGGCTCCCACCAACCAGACCATCAACACCGCGCCCAGCAGCAGCGGCTTGGCCCCGGCCTGACGGATGGCTCCGAAGTGGGTGGTCAGGCCCAGCGCGGCCATCGCCATGCTGAGCAGCAGGGTATCAAGGGTGATCAGGTTGTGCAGTAAGCGCACCGGCAGCAGGTGGAGCGAGTTAAACAGCGCCACGCCGATGAAGGCGAAGGCAAACCAGGGAATGCTCAGCTTGACTTTCTCTGCACTGCCTTTTTGTGCGCCGCGCTGATCGGTGCGGCGCGGCTCTGAGCGGCCCCAGAAGTACGACAGCAGCATTAAAAACGGCGCGAGCAAGATGACCCGCAGCAGCTTGACCGTCACCGCCGCGTCAGCCACCTGCGGGCTGATGGCGCGGCCTGCGGCGACCACCTGCGCGACCTCGTGAACCGTCGAGCCGATGTAGACCCCGAAGTGAAGCCCCGAAAACGGCCACCAGTGCCAGGCATCCATCTGCGGATACAAGAAAATGCCGATGGTGCCGAAGATGACCACTGTGGCGACAGCCACCGCGACCTTCTCGGCCTGCGCCTTGACGATGGGTTCGGTGGCCATCACGGCGGCAGCGCCGCAGATGCTGCTGCCCGCGCCGATCAGAATGGCCGTCTGGGCATCGAGCCTCAGCCAGCGCGTGCCCAGCCAGAACGCCAGAAAGAAGGTGCTGCTGAGCATCAGCAGATCAGCCAGCAGCCCGCCCAGCCCCACGCCCAGAATCTGCTGAATGGTCAGGCGCAGACCGTACAAGATGATGCCCAGCCGCAGCAGCGCACCCTTGCTGAAGGTGACGCCCGGTTGCGCGGTGGGGGCGAGGCGGGTGTAAAAGGTGTTGCCCACCAAAATGCCCAGCACAATCGCCAGGGTCAGGCTGCTGAGGCCAAATGAGCTGAGCCAGCCCTGCGTGTCCAGCCACAGCGCACTGCCCGCCACCGCGCCAGAGAGCAGCAGACCGGGCAGCAGTTGAGCGAACTGAGACTGAAATCGGGAGGGTTGGTGCGGAGCGGGAGCGGAAGACATGCATCCATGCTAGGTTTGGCAGCGTTATAAATCTAATTCATTCTTTGATCTACGTTATCCATTATCTGAATAACTTTAGACTGGGCGAGTGGCAATTCAAGCAGATGGTCTGATTTGTTTTGCGGCGGTGGCTCGGCTCGGCAACGTGTCACGGGCTGCCGAGCAACTCAACCGCAGTCAACCGGCTCTCTCGGCTCAGTTGCGCGGGCTGCGCGAAGCGGTGGGCGAGCCGCTCTATATCAGACGCCGCAGCGGTATCGAACTCACCGAAGCGGGCCGGGCGCTGCTGCCGCACGCACTGAGTGCTGAGCGCGGCCTGCGTCAGGCGCGGGAGTGGGCCGAGAAAGTGCATTCGGGGCAGTGGGGCCAGCTTTCGCTGCTGGCCAGCGTGACCGCTGCGGAGTATTTTTTGCCCCAGCACCTCGCACAGTTTTGCCGAGCGTTTCCGGAGGTGCAGGTCAAGATCGAGGCCTGCAATTCGCAGCACGTCGAAGACCTGATGCTGTCCGGGCGGGGCGAACTGGGCATCGTCGAGGGCGAACTCTCGCGGCTCGACAGCGCCCTGAGCGCCCGCCCCCTGCTGGAAGACCGGCTGGTGCTGGTGATCTCGCCGCAGCACCCCTGGGCCGCCGGAACTCCCCAGTTGGCCGATCTGAGCCGCTGCCTACTGATTCAGCGCGAGCCGGGATCGGGGACGCGGGCCGTCACCGAACGCGCCTTCCAGCTTCTGGGGCTGGAGCGGCGCACCTTGCTGGAAGCCAGCGGCACCCAGACCATTAAAGAACTGGTGATGCAGGGGGTGGGCGCGGCGTTTCTCTCGTCGCTGGCCGTTCAGCGCGAGGTCGGGGCGGGCCAACTGCTGATGCTGGAATTTCCCGAACTCTCGCTGGCCCGTCCGCTGACGCTGGTGACACTGGAGGGTCAGCCGCTCAGCTTGCCCGCTCAGCAGTTCATCAAGTTGCTGACCGCCACGCAGACGACAGCAGGGCAAAACAGTGAGGTCTAGCTTCGGTTCTGCTGCCGGTAAAAGCCGATCAAATCCGTATTGACGGCGCTGTGACCGAGCTGGCGCAGCATCCCCACCACCTGACCCCGGTGATAGCTGGCGTGGTTGACGATGTGGCGCAGACTGTCATCTACCCGACTCACCATCGGCTCTCCCCAAAGATTGTCGTAGTGCAGAAGCTGCTCTGGCGGCAATTGAACCACCAAAGCGCGGCGCTCCTGCAAGTGAACCAGCCAGCGGGGCAGCAGCTCAGACAGTGGCAGCAGTTCACCGGGCGCTGGAAAACCGGGCGGCTTCTCCCCTCTGAGCCGCGCCGTCCAGATCAGCTCAGAGCCGTAGAGATGCGCCAGCGTGCCGCCGATGCCGCCGTGACTGCTGCCCAGATCGCGGCCAAATTCTTCGGCGCTGAGCGGCGTCAGCGTCTGCACAGTGCGCTCGGTTGCCCAGGCGTGGTAATCGAGCAGGGTCAGGAGTTCGTCCACACAGTCCATTTTGCGCTCTCTCACCAGCCGAAACCCACAAGCCGCCCGCAGTTACAAACGCCTGCACCTGTATCCTGTATCTTATTTTGCTTCGCGTTCAGACTTGCCTCAAGGTGAGATCAACGAACGCCCGAAAACGCGCACCCCAAAGATGTGTAAGGGTCAGGCGCACCATATCGGCGCACTTCCGGCATGACTCCGCTGGAACTGCGACACCGCAAAGGAGAGTCAGT contains:
- a CDS encoding LysR family transcriptional regulator; the encoded protein is MAIQADGLICFAAVARLGNVSRAAEQLNRSQPALSAQLRGLREAVGEPLYIRRRSGIELTEAGRALLPHALSAERGLRQAREWAEKVHSGQWGQLSLLASVTAAEYFLPQHLAQFCRAFPEVQVKIEACNSQHVEDLMLSGRGELGIVEGELSRLDSALSARPLLEDRLVLVISPQHPWAAGTPQLADLSRCLLIQREPGSGTRAVTERAFQLLGLERRTLLEASGTQTIKELVMQGVGAAFLSSLAVQREVGAGQLLMLEFPELSLARPLTLVTLEGQPLSLPAQQFIKLLTATQTTAGQNSEV
- a CDS encoding DUF512 domain-containing protein, which codes for MTATLFPQLSEEVFPAPIKSVEAGSAAERAGVRPGDQLLRVNGQSVTDVLAYRHLLSQGKAALEISRPAAVPFFATPQDHHTIKMGEAAQTFFFEVEWEDPGLEFEEVLFDGIKKCANKCDFCYVHQMPRGFRKSLYIMDDDYRLSFLYGSFVTLTNLTEGDINRILDENLSPLYVSVHSSNQALRQDMMKWWKLKVKDQQATQITGMIERLSSIDLYTQIVLLPQRNDGENFDETLEYLTSRPNVISAAVVPIGLTDHRKNLPDVRPFNKEEAKDVIKRANIWRKKLLAERGTRFIFPSDEFYLLAGEPLPTEEEYEGFPMLENGVGMIRDFLTEGMPALPERLPTPKKVILGTGLLFAESLDLAVEPLRAIEGLEIEVRAIENQTFGKVTTVAGLLTGRCFRAAVKTGEADLLIVPPTTLRYGTELMIDNTSLSELAHTLGMPVKSGGSTLGELARVILGDVVSSGPQFGMSAHAVKENSKIDGSSQA
- a CDS encoding YeiH family protein, whose product is MSSAPAPHQPSRFQSQFAQLLPGLLLSGAVAGSALWLDTQGWLSSFGLSSLTLAIVLGILVGNTFYTRLAPTAQPGVTFSKGALLRLGIILYGLRLTIQQILGVGLGGLLADLLMLSSTFFLAFWLGTRWLRLDAQTAILIGAGSSICGAAAVMATEPIVKAQAEKVAVAVATVVIFGTIGIFLYPQMDAWHWWPFSGLHFGVYIGSTVHEVAQVVAAGRAISPQVADAAVTVKLLRVILLAPFLMLLSYFWGRSEPRRTDQRGAQKGSAEKVKLSIPWFAFAFIGVALFNSLHLLPVRLLHNLITLDTLLLSMAMAALGLTTHFGAIRQAGAKPLLLGAVLMVWLVGAGGLVQGFLMSVGL
- a CDS encoding DinB family protein, which translates into the protein MDELLTLLDYHAWATERTVQTLTPLSAEEFGRDLGSSHGGIGGTLAHLYGSELIWTARLRGEKPPGFPAPGELLPLSELLPRWLVHLQERRALVVQLPPEQLLHYDNLWGEPMVSRVDDSLRHIVNHASYHRGQVVGMLRQLGHSAVNTDLIGFYRQQNRS